GCGACCCATCGGCGTGCGACGGGCCATCCAGGCCTCGGAGCGCTCGTTCCCGAACATCCGTCCCGGCCCGACCGTCATCTCGCTGCGGAACCAGCCGGGAGCGAGGGCGTTGACGCGCACCCCGTGCCGGGCCCACTGGGCCGCGAGCTCGCGCGTCACGCTCACGAGGCCCCCCTTCGACGCCGCGTAGCCCGCGTCCGGGATCTGACCCACCCCGACGAGGGCCCAGAGCGACGCGACGTTGACGATCGACCCCCGGCCGTCGGCGGCGATGATCGATCGGGCGACGCCCCGCGACAGCTCGAACGGCGCGGTCAGGTTGACGGCGAGCTCCTGGCGAAAGGCGGCGCCGGTCTGGTCGAGGGCGGGCTCGATGTGGTCGATCCCGGCGTTGTTCACGAGCACATCGACGTGCCCATATCGATCGAGCGCCGCGTCGAGGAGCGCGTCTGGCGCCTCCGGTCGTGAGAGGTCGCACGCCACCGGGTGCGCGTCGCGGAGCTCGACGGCGAGCGCCTCCAGGCGCTCGATCCGTCGCGCTGCCATCACGA
The DNA window shown above is from Acidimicrobiia bacterium and carries:
- a CDS encoding SDR family oxidoreductase, translated to MTGLDPVSTFRLDGRVAIVTGASSGLGARFARVLDAAGASVVMAARRIERLEALAVELRDAHPVACDLSRPEAPDALLDAALDRYGHVDVLVNNAGIDHIEPALDQTGAAFRQELAVNLTAPFELSRGVARSIIAADGRGSIVNVASLWALVGVGQIPDAGYAASKGGLVSVTRELAAQWARHGVRVNALAPGWFRSEMTVGPGRMFGNERSEAWMARRTPMGRGGEPHELDGALLFLASDASSFVTGAVLVVDGGWTAI